A single window of Leeuwenhoekiella sp. MAR_2009_132 DNA harbors:
- a CDS encoding GIY-YIG nuclease family protein — protein sequence MGKKLTVFMIDGTAYGPRLAEIGNWVGKAIYCSRASINKIINRDEFNNPGIYCLKGDPTDEAFDEKIYIGEAENVKSRLKQHLGDGTKDFKELIFFISKDELLTKTQIRYLESRLVQLAIDAKTAQIDNGNSPSIPTLHEADISDMEYFLEQMKLILPVMGFKFLISSTVKSNTVLEQYNKPEVHESYKIKSSSYSAIMKETDQGFIVEKGSVAKKELSPSCTETYRNMRKRLLETNVLINYEDKLIFTEDTVFNSPSAASNMILGRNSNGLTEWITNTGESFKDIQEKINI from the coding sequence ATGGGAAAAAAACTAACTGTTTTTATGATTGATGGAACAGCATATGGACCACGGCTAGCTGAAATAGGTAATTGGGTTGGAAAAGCAATTTATTGTTCGCGAGCATCAATAAATAAAATAATTAATCGTGATGAGTTCAATAATCCTGGAATTTATTGTCTTAAAGGTGATCCTACCGACGAGGCATTTGATGAAAAAATTTATATAGGTGAAGCTGAAAATGTAAAATCAAGATTGAAACAGCACCTAGGTGACGGTACTAAGGATTTTAAAGAACTAATATTTTTTATAAGTAAAGATGAACTTTTAACCAAAACACAAATTAGATACTTAGAATCAAGACTAGTTCAATTAGCTATTGATGCAAAAACTGCTCAAATAGATAATGGAAATTCGCCTAGCATACCTACACTTCACGAGGCCGATATTTCTGATATGGAATATTTTTTAGAACAAATGAAACTAATACTCCCAGTAATGGGTTTTAAATTTTTAATATCATCAACTGTAAAGTCAAATACTGTTCTCGAACAATATAATAAACCTGAAGTTCACGAGAGTTATAAAATTAAATCTAGTAGCTACTCTGCAATTATGAAAGAAACGGATCAAGGGTTTATAGTAGAGAAGGGAAGTGTGGCCAAAAAAGAACTTTCACCATCTTGTACTGAAACATATAGAAATATGAGGAAGAGACTTTTGGAAACTAATGTATTAATCAACTATGAAGATAAACTAATCTTTACAGAAGACACAGTCTTTAATAGTCCTAGCGCTGCATCCAATATGATTTTAGGTAGAAATTCAAACGGCTTGACAGAATGGATAACTAATACTGGCGAGTCATTTAAAGATATTCAAGAAAAAATAAACATTTAA
- a CDS encoding GMC oxidoreductase encodes MSTQKDVPTTYDAIVVGSGISGGYAAMELCKKGYKTLVLERGRNIEHITDYDTAHKDNWELPYNGRVPVEEINDHYTKQNRLNWWVNQDNKPFINKDSDYPYDEIERFDWIRGHHLGGRSLMWGRHCYRWSDIDFEANAKEGIGVDWPIRYADIEPWYTQVETFVGVSGQAEGLKQVPDGVFLKPFELNCAEQSFREKVKEKYPERIITPGRVANLSEYNPEIHLGTRGQCQTRNRCWRGCPFGAYFSSQSATLPVAKETGNLTIRPDSIAAEVIYDPNTERATGVRVFDANTGEEFIYNAKIIFCNASTIGTTALLLNSRSERFPNGLGNDSGELGHNLMDHHYGMGASATFEGFEDTYYQGRKPNGFYIPRFRNIDKETEQKEYLRGFGYQGQVARQTDIAPEQIGEALKAEIFKPGPYKINVACFAEMLPYHENRMFLNHDKKDQHGLPIITFDAKLRDNEMKLREDGVKCAVEMLEAAGCKDISYYNNVTAPGACIHEMGTARMGNDPKTSVLNKWNQIHAVPNVFVTDGACMTSSGTQNPSITYMALTARAVDYAHKQIEAGKL; translated from the coding sequence ATGAGTACTCAAAAAGACGTACCTACAACTTATGATGCAATCGTTGTAGGATCTGGTATCAGCGGCGGTTATGCAGCAATGGAGTTGTGTAAAAAAGGTTACAAAACACTAGTTCTGGAGCGTGGTCGCAATATAGAACACATAACAGATTATGATACTGCACATAAAGATAATTGGGAATTACCTTATAACGGGCGCGTACCGGTAGAGGAGATTAACGATCATTATACTAAACAAAACCGCTTAAACTGGTGGGTAAATCAAGACAATAAACCATTTATAAATAAAGACAGCGATTATCCTTATGATGAGATAGAGCGTTTTGACTGGATTCGCGGTCATCATTTAGGTGGTCGTTCACTTATGTGGGGGCGTCATTGCTACCGCTGGAGTGATATAGATTTTGAAGCAAATGCTAAAGAAGGCATTGGGGTAGACTGGCCTATACGCTATGCAGATATTGAACCCTGGTATACTCAAGTAGAAACATTTGTAGGAGTAAGCGGGCAGGCCGAAGGCTTAAAGCAGGTTCCTGACGGTGTATTTTTAAAGCCTTTTGAGTTAAACTGTGCAGAGCAATCATTTAGAGAAAAGGTAAAAGAAAAATATCCTGAGCGTATTATTACTCCGGGGCGTGTTGCTAATTTATCTGAATACAATCCCGAAATACATTTAGGAACACGAGGACAATGTCAAACGCGCAATCGTTGCTGGCGAGGTTGTCCGTTTGGAGCTTATTTTAGTAGTCAGTCAGCTACATTACCCGTAGCTAAAGAGACCGGAAATCTTACCATACGTCCAGATAGTATTGCAGCAGAAGTAATTTATGACCCCAATACAGAGCGTGCAACCGGCGTACGTGTATTTGATGCAAATACAGGAGAAGAATTTATATACAACGCAAAAATTATATTTTGTAACGCGAGCACTATAGGTACCACGGCTTTATTGTTAAACAGCCGTTCTGAGCGTTTTCCTAACGGTTTAGGCAATGATAGTGGTGAATTGGGTCATAATCTTATGGATCATCATTACGGTATGGGAGCCAGCGCTACCTTTGAAGGTTTTGAAGATACGTATTATCAAGGCCGTAAACCTAACGGATTCTATATTCCGCGATTTAGAAATATTGATAAAGAAACAGAACAAAAAGAATATTTACGAGGGTTTGGGTATCAGGGTCAGGTTGCCAGACAAACTGATATTGCACCAGAACAAATAGGAGAAGCGCTAAAAGCTGAAATCTTTAAACCGGGGCCTTATAAGATAAATGTAGCTTGTTTTGCCGAGATGCTACCCTACCACGAGAATCGTATGTTTTTAAATCACGATAAAAAAGATCAACACGGCCTCCCGATAATAACTTTTGATGCAAAATTGCGTGACAATGAAATGAAATTGCGAGAGGATGGCGTTAAATGCGCTGTAGAAATGCTTGAAGCGGCAGGTTGTAAAGATATTAGCTATTACAATAATGTAACGGCTCCCGGAGCTTGCATTCACGAGATGGGAACGGCTCGTATGGGTAATGATCCTAAGACCAGTGTACTTAACAAATGGAATCAAATTCACGCTGTGCCTAACGTATTTGTAACCGATGGTGCGTGCATGACCAGCAGCGGAACCCAAAATCCTAGTATTACCTATATGGCATTAACGGCGCGAGCAGTTGATTATGCACATAAACAAATAGAAGCAGGGAAATTGTAA
- a CDS encoding gluconate 2-dehydrogenase subunit 3 family protein — translation MKRRNTIKLMALGTGAFFVTPLVSNLLVGCKTETKPKYANLEFFSEEDFAIVSVLVDIIIPESEDSPAASTVGVDTMIDHMIAGVYDSKQQDVFNSQFSDLKSYLNSAKDSNFIDLKPEDQKLIVTALLSEKNTSTKTARESFYNIKNQSINYYLNTEKVAKNNLNYLPVPGPYLPCVSLEELNGKAWAI, via the coding sequence ATGAAACGTAGGAATACAATTAAATTAATGGCTTTGGGCACAGGAGCCTTTTTTGTTACACCTTTAGTGAGCAATCTTCTAGTAGGTTGTAAGACAGAAACAAAGCCAAAATATGCAAATCTTGAATTTTTCTCTGAAGAAGATTTTGCAATCGTATCTGTTCTGGTAGATATTATTATTCCCGAAAGTGAAGATAGTCCGGCTGCATCTACAGTAGGGGTAGATACTATGATAGACCATATGATTGCAGGAGTTTATGATTCTAAGCAACAAGATGTATTTAATTCACAATTTTCAGATTTAAAATCCTATTTAAATTCAGCAAAGGATTCAAATTTTATTGATTTAAAACCTGAGGATCAAAAGTTAATTGTTACCGCTTTACTTTCAGAAAAAAACACTTCAACTAAAACTGCGCGTGAGTCGTTTTATAATATTAAAAATCAATCAATTAACTACTATTTAAATACAGAAAAAGTAGCTAAAAATAATTTAAATTATCTTCCGGTTCCCGGTCCTTATTTGCCGTGTGTATCCTTAGAAGAACTTAACGGAAAAGCCTGGGCAATATGA
- a CDS encoding NAD(P)/FAD-dependent oxidoreductase encodes MKSKNQINIYIVGAGISGLIAAQILENHGYLPIILEATDRVGGRVKTDIIEGYQLDHGFQVMLEAYPKAKEYLDYEKLDLQKLLPGAVIFKNGTSQTLGDPLRALSLAIPTVLASAGSIRDKIKILKLNYDLAAKSLEEIFSTNEQTTLEYLQNFGFSNRIINTFFKPFFSGIFLEVNLQTSSRMFEFVYKMFGEGLAVIPKAGIGAISEQLKSNLKNTTFKFNTKVKQITNESIILEDGSLLNSDSTIIATEASPLIANLSNQQIEWKGVDNLYFEVDTMVLEKPIIGLFQEENSLINNIFYPTAIATQSKGTKTLLSVSVVKEHQFSEQELVNAIKKELSQQAKIENCRFLKRYRITKALPKLSNLRYSMATTETRLSSNIFLAGDQQLNGSLNAAMISGERAALGAIKVLEGGLVD; translated from the coding sequence ATGAAAAGTAAAAATCAAATTAATATTTATATAGTAGGTGCAGGAATAAGTGGTTTAATTGCTGCTCAAATTCTAGAAAATCACGGTTATTTACCTATAATTTTAGAAGCTACAGACCGTGTAGGTGGGCGGGTTAAGACAGATATTATTGAAGGATACCAATTAGATCACGGTTTTCAAGTTATGCTAGAAGCATATCCTAAAGCCAAAGAATATTTAGATTATGAGAAACTTGATTTACAAAAATTATTGCCGGGTGCAGTAATTTTTAAAAATGGTACTTCACAAACCTTAGGCGATCCTTTACGAGCATTAAGTCTTGCAATACCTACAGTTTTAGCTTCAGCAGGGAGTATACGAGATAAAATAAAAATATTAAAACTCAATTATGACCTTGCAGCTAAAAGTCTGGAAGAAATATTTAGTACAAATGAGCAAACCACTTTAGAATATTTACAAAATTTTGGTTTTTCAAATCGCATAATTAATACATTCTTCAAGCCTTTTTTTAGCGGTATTTTTCTAGAAGTAAATTTACAGACCTCAAGCCGTATGTTTGAGTTTGTATATAAAATGTTTGGTGAAGGTCTTGCTGTGATTCCTAAGGCGGGCATAGGAGCGATTTCAGAGCAATTAAAATCGAACTTAAAGAACACAACGTTTAAATTTAATACAAAAGTTAAACAGATAACTAATGAGTCTATAATTCTTGAAGATGGTAGTCTACTTAATTCAGACAGCACTATTATTGCGACCGAGGCAAGCCCTCTCATTGCCAATTTGAGTAACCAACAAATTGAATGGAAAGGCGTAGATAATTTATATTTTGAAGTAGATACAATGGTTTTAGAAAAACCTATAATTGGTTTATTTCAAGAAGAAAATAGTTTGATTAATAATATTTTCTATCCTACAGCAATAGCAACACAATCTAAAGGGACAAAGACTTTACTTTCGGTGTCGGTGGTTAAAGAGCATCAATTTTCTGAACAAGAGCTCGTAAATGCTATAAAAAAAGAGCTTAGTCAACAAGCCAAAATAGAGAATTGTAGATTTTTAAAACGTTACCGCATTACTAAGGCCTTACCTAAACTATCTAACTTGCGCTATAGTATGGCAACTACTGAAACCAGATTAAGTAGTAATATATTTTTAGCCGGAGATCAGCAGCTTAATGGTTCGCTTAATGCAGCCATGATAAGTGGAGAACGAGCAGCATTAGGAGCAATTAAAGTTCTAGAAGGTGGTTTAGTAGATTAA
- a CDS encoding DoxX family protein produces MDLLATIAQIVIAVSIVIVWVFRWDNIVKEFKQYGLSDLTRNCVGASKIALSTLLIAGIWYEDLAGVPALLMALLMVCAQFAHIKVKNPFHKYIPSLFLLILSLFVAAVHLNVIN; encoded by the coding sequence ATGGATTTACTTGCTACTATTGCACAAATTGTTATCGCCGTTTCAATTGTTATCGTTTGGGTTTTTAGATGGGATAATATAGTAAAAGAGTTTAAGCAATATGGTTTATCAGACCTCACTCGTAATTGTGTAGGAGCATCTAAAATCGCATTATCTACTTTATTAATTGCGGGCATTTGGTATGAAGATTTAGCCGGAGTTCCTGCTTTGTTAATGGCCCTTTTAATGGTATGTGCTCAATTTGCGCATATTAAAGTGAAAAATCCTTTTCATAAATACATACCATCTCTTTTTCTTCTAATTCTAAGTCTATTTGTAGCTGCAGTACACTTAAACGTAATTAACTAG
- a CDS encoding DoxX family protein, whose protein sequence is MIVYQGLALISGFSFLIYGISCLSTEQMKNEFIRFKLAKWRTLVGLLQILGGLGLIIGVFISNTLVVISAGGLALLMLMGFVTRLYIKDSVIASSPAFIFMIINSLLVFAFSTT, encoded by the coding sequence GTGATCGTATATCAAGGTTTAGCATTAATTTCCGGTTTTAGTTTTTTAATTTATGGTATAAGCTGTTTGAGCACAGAGCAAATGAAAAATGAATTCATTCGCTTTAAACTTGCGAAATGGCGTACGCTCGTAGGTTTATTGCAAATTTTAGGAGGTCTGGGTCTTATTATCGGGGTTTTCATAAGCAATACACTCGTAGTGATTAGTGCCGGCGGGCTTGCTCTACTAATGCTTATGGGTTTTGTAACTCGCCTGTATATTAAAGATAGCGTGATTGCTTCATCCCCAGCTTTTATTTTTATGATTATCAATAGCCTGTTAGTTTTTGCATTTTCAACAACCTAA
- a CDS encoding DUF2237 family protein: protein MKTLNIYGKPLQACCFNPKTGYFRDGYCRTIEEDYGTHILCAVVTEEFLTYSASKGNDLMTPIPHWDFPGLKPGDSWCLCISRWLEAEKKGVAPRLNLEACHQDALNYTTLAKLEAYAI, encoded by the coding sequence ATGAAAACACTTAATATTTACGGAAAACCATTACAGGCCTGTTGTTTCAATCCTAAAACAGGTTACTTTAGAGATGGTTACTGTAGAACTATTGAAGAAGATTATGGTACACACATACTTTGTGCAGTTGTCACTGAAGAGTTTTTGACATATTCTGCGTCTAAAGGAAATGACCTTATGACACCTATACCACATTGGGATTTTCCCGGTTTAAAACCCGGTGATTCCTGGTGTTTATGTATTAGCAGATGGCTTGAAGCAGAAAAGAAGGGAGTAGCTCCCAGATTAAATCTGGAAGCCTGTCACCAGGATGCTTTAAACTACACTACGCTAGCTAAATTAGAAGCGTATGCTATTTAA
- a CDS encoding DEAD/DEAH box helicase, with protein sequence MQSFEDFKINKQLRYAIEDLGFTQPTPIQQEAFSVVRSGRDVVGIAQTGTGKTFAYMLPILEGLKFSKQVNPRVLIMVPTRELVIQVVEQIESYGKYSSIRVLGIYGGANINIQRQEVAQGCDIVVATPGRLYDLVVSRNLELKSVKQLIIDEVDVMLDLGFRYQLVNIFDLMPPRRQNIMFSATMTDEVDELMDTFFTAPERIQVALSGTPLESIEQRYYELTNFYTKANLLIKLLKDKQEYSKNLVFVSNKKHADRLYTVLQEVYGSEVGVIHANKTQNYRINAIGQFDAGSYRILVTTDVMARGLDLDQVTHVFNMDVPRFPENYMHRIGRTGRAGETGKSILMGTPSELEKREEIEALMGMKITQYELPEDLETSIRLLPEEEPEYVEINNPSKRNDERGASFHEKSEKNKKVNQGGSYRREIAKKYKKPKTRGDKNYNRRNKK encoded by the coding sequence ATGCAGTCTTTTGAAGATTTTAAAATAAATAAGCAATTACGATACGCCATAGAAGATCTTGGCTTTACACAACCCACTCCTATACAACAAGAAGCCTTTTCTGTTGTGCGCTCTGGACGCGATGTTGTAGGTATTGCTCAAACAGGTACTGGTAAGACTTTTGCTTACATGCTACCTATACTTGAAGGTTTAAAATTTTCAAAGCAAGTTAATCCGCGTGTCTTAATAATGGTTCCCACTCGTGAACTGGTTATACAGGTTGTGGAGCAGATAGAAAGCTATGGTAAATACAGCTCAATTCGAGTTTTAGGTATTTATGGTGGTGCAAATATTAATATACAAAGGCAAGAGGTGGCGCAGGGTTGTGATATCGTAGTTGCCACACCAGGGCGTTTATATGATCTTGTTGTAAGTCGTAATCTAGAACTTAAGTCTGTTAAACAGCTTATTATAGATGAAGTAGACGTAATGCTTGATCTTGGTTTTAGATATCAACTGGTTAATATTTTTGATCTAATGCCTCCGCGCAGACAAAATATCATGTTTTCTGCAACCATGACTGATGAAGTTGATGAACTAATGGACACTTTTTTTACGGCTCCAGAACGTATTCAGGTAGCGTTAAGTGGTACTCCACTAGAATCTATTGAGCAACGATATTATGAATTGACCAACTTTTACACAAAAGCAAATCTGCTTATAAAGCTTTTAAAAGACAAACAAGAATATTCTAAAAACCTTGTCTTTGTTTCTAATAAAAAGCACGCAGATAGACTATACACCGTTCTACAAGAGGTCTACGGAAGCGAAGTAGGAGTAATACACGCAAATAAAACTCAAAACTACCGTATAAATGCAATTGGGCAATTTGATGCAGGAAGTTACCGAATTCTGGTGACGACAGATGTGATGGCTCGTGGTCTTGATTTAGATCAGGTTACCCACGTATTTAATATGGATGTACCTCGTTTTCCTGAAAATTATATGCACCGTATAGGTCGTACCGGTAGGGCTGGAGAGACCGGAAAAAGTATTCTGATGGGTACTCCTTCAGAGCTTGAAAAACGAGAAGAGATTGAAGCATTAATGGGAATGAAAATTACCCAATATGAGTTGCCTGAAGATCTAGAAACTTCAATACGTCTGCTACCTGAAGAGGAGCCAGAATATGTTGAAATTAATAATCCTTCAAAACGCAATGACGAGCGAGGTGCAAGTTTTCACGAGAAAAGTGAAAAAAACAAGAAAGTTAATCAGGGTGGAAGCTACCGCAGGGAAATCGCTAAAAAGTATAAAAAGCCAAAGACCCGTGGTGATAAAAACTACAACCGCCGGAATAAAAAATAA
- a CDS encoding agmatine/peptidylarginine deiminase has translation MKNTRRLPAEWENQQGILLCFPSNGDDWPGKYQTIQFVFADFIKKIAETETVFLIVKSENLKAKVVELLEAAHANLSKVTFIVQKTNRSWMRDSGPIIVKNNREREALNFNFNGWAKYGNYRLDKQIPKRVSEFLGIPLTPVVYNGKSVILEGGAIDTNGRGTLITTEECLLDTEIQVRNADFTKEDYEAIFNTYFGITNTIWLNKGIAGDDTHGHIDDICRFVNATTIVAVVEEDPSDANYAPLQENLIRLKEAKLEDGSSPTIITLPMPKRIDYDKLRLPASYANFLILNNSVLVPTFNDPNDRIALNTLAEIFPDKKIIGIGALDLIWGLGTLHCLSQQIPS, from the coding sequence ATGAAAAACACCAGACGTTTACCGGCAGAATGGGAAAATCAGCAAGGAATTTTATTGTGTTTTCCTAGCAATGGAGACGACTGGCCGGGTAAATATCAAACCATTCAGTTTGTGTTTGCAGATTTTATTAAAAAAATAGCAGAGACTGAAACAGTTTTTCTAATTGTAAAGAGTGAAAACCTTAAGGCTAAGGTTGTCGAACTTCTCGAGGCTGCACACGCTAATTTAAGTAAGGTTACATTTATTGTACAAAAAACAAACCGAAGCTGGATGCGCGATAGCGGCCCTATTATAGTTAAAAATAATAGAGAACGTGAAGCTTTAAACTTCAACTTTAATGGGTGGGCAAAGTATGGAAATTACCGCCTTGATAAGCAAATACCGAAGCGGGTTTCAGAATTTTTAGGAATACCACTAACACCTGTAGTTTATAACGGTAAATCTGTAATTCTTGAAGGCGGCGCAATAGACACAAATGGTAGAGGAACATTAATCACTACTGAAGAATGCCTGCTCGATACTGAGATTCAAGTGCGTAATGCCGATTTCACTAAAGAAGATTATGAGGCTATTTTTAATACCTACTTTGGGATTACAAATACCATCTGGTTAAATAAAGGTATTGCAGGTGATGATACACACGGCCATATAGATGACATTTGCAGATTTGTTAATGCTACAACTATTGTAGCTGTGGTAGAGGAAGATCCTTCAGATGCTAATTACGCTCCATTACAAGAAAATCTCATACGTTTAAAAGAGGCAAAGCTTGAGGATGGAAGCAGTCCTACAATCATAACATTGCCTATGCCTAAACGAATAGATTATGATAAATTAAGGCTTCCGGCGAGTTATGCTAATTTTTTGATACTTAACAATTCTGTTTTGGTCCCTACATTTAATGACCCTAATGACCGAATTGCGTTAAATACGCTTGCAGAAATCTTTCCAGATAAAAAGATAATAGGCATTGGCGCACTTGACCTTATTTGGGGACTGGGAACCTTACATTGTTTGAGTCAACAGATTCCTTCTTAG
- a CDS encoding carbon-nitrogen hydrolase, with amino-acid sequence MKARKYTIAVLQLNLNNTPENNLEKCKSWVRDAAAKGAEVISLPELYSSHYFCQDEDVANFKYAEPLYDISFTAFSALAKELGVVLIVPFFEKRMSGIYHNSAYIIDTDGTEAGLYRKMHIPDDPHFYEKFYFTPGDLGFKTIKTKKADLGTLICWDQWYPEAARLTALQGAEVLFYPTAIGWHPQEKEQYGVNQHGAWMNVMKGHAVANGVYVAAANRIGLEQYVPGTKGIEFWGQSFICGPQGEILAQASADKEEILMAEIDLDLQENVRQNWPFFRDRRIDFYGEITKRALD; translated from the coding sequence ATGAAAGCTAGAAAATATACGATTGCAGTATTGCAATTGAACTTAAATAACACTCCAGAAAATAACCTTGAAAAGTGTAAATCGTGGGTGCGTGATGCTGCGGCTAAAGGGGCTGAAGTTATTAGCTTACCAGAGTTGTATAGCAGCCATTATTTTTGTCAGGATGAGGATGTAGCAAATTTTAAATATGCAGAACCTCTTTATGATATTTCATTTACAGCATTTAGTGCGCTTGCTAAAGAACTGGGAGTAGTGTTAATTGTCCCTTTTTTTGAAAAGAGAATGAGTGGTATTTACCACAATAGTGCCTATATAATTGATACAGATGGTACCGAGGCAGGGTTATACCGAAAGATGCATATTCCCGATGATCCTCATTTTTATGAGAAATTTTATTTCACACCGGGAGATCTGGGTTTTAAAACTATAAAAACTAAAAAGGCCGATCTGGGTACCTTAATATGTTGGGATCAGTGGTACCCGGAAGCGGCTCGACTAACCGCACTTCAAGGGGCTGAAGTTTTATTTTATCCCACAGCAATTGGCTGGCATCCGCAAGAAAAAGAACAGTACGGGGTTAATCAACACGGAGCATGGATGAATGTTATGAAAGGTCACGCCGTTGCAAATGGGGTATATGTAGCGGCAGCAAATCGCATAGGTCTAGAGCAATATGTACCGGGTACAAAGGGTATTGAGTTTTGGGGGCAATCATTTATTTGTGGGCCCCAGGGTGAAATTTTAGCACAGGCTTCTGCAGATAAAGAAGAGATTTTAATGGCTGAAATAGATCTTGATTTACAAGAAAATGTGCGCCAAAACTGGCCATTCTTTAGAGATCGAAGAATAGATTTTTACGGAGAAATAACTAAGCGAGCACTCGATTAA